The sequence GCCAGCATCCCGCCGATCATCAACGCCTGATCGCCTTCGCCCATGACCGGTCGAATCACAAGCTGATTGACCGGACCCGGCACCAAATCCCAATCGCCAGGCTCCACCAACTCGCCCTCCAGGAACGCCTGCACCTGGACGTCCCGACCCTCGGTGATGTCCTGCTCGATAATCTGCCGCAGATTCCGCCCATCGCACCGCACGAACTGCCACGCCTGTTTCGTGGTCATCGGCGTGAGCATGATAACCGTTTCGAGGTAGTTGCGAGGCCACCAGTAGCCGTCAATCGTGTCCCGCCACGGCCGACGCGACAGAGGCTCGGCGATCACCTTGCCCGCCGCCCGGCCCGGACAGTGCAGGAACAGGTTGTCATTCGGCAGCACCACGCCGATATGCGCGTTGAGGTCTTTGCCCGAAAAGGTCACCAGCGACCACGGCCTCGGCCAGTCCAGCCGCACGTAGTCTGTTTGCTGCTGCTCGTACACCGGCCGGGAGTCCTTGGGGTCCACCTTGCCGATCTCGGGGATGT is a genomic window of Phycisphaerae bacterium containing:
- a CDS encoding NlpC/P60 family protein produces the protein MIRFTLKELDAILADFLGKPYRRMATGPDAYDCYGLVKAFMSRIGVDIPEIGKVDPKDSRPVYEQQQTDYVRLDWPRPWSLVTFSGKDLNAHIGVVLPNDNLFLHCPGRAAGKVIAEPLSRRPWRDTIDGYWWPRNYLETVIMLTPMTTKQAWQFVRCDGRNLRQIIEQDITEGRDVQVQAFLEGELVEPGDWDLVPGPVNQLVIRPVMGEGDQALMIGGMLA